Proteins encoded together in one Ciona intestinalis chromosome 1, KH, whole genome shotgun sequence window:
- the zf(c2h2)-25 gene encoding zinc finger protein (The RefSeq protein has 1 substitution compared to this genomic sequence): MYNYISQMVADKKPANFFQNYPRPGDAVNTGAFAMLQNSIIANIVSNQAARTSIATVPTPNNIPIPSTAAFDGQSNQAKANSRFSEEGFLHVRPGMSCTRQDCKYLNQNHWHCTLNRCRYVCKSLGKAQSHRQAHDSLEGYARSAKEWFRSYTVKKNCPNPNCEFRLRGHYHCLKPGCQFVTIGTSKLPWHMKKHEKIARREASGFKYYTKKEQCAKFGCKYNGLFSHYHCIRADCEFAFQYKHQMSTHVRKHLRRMLGRSYHGRDLHTNSTVADIDHSNVDSGDDSLPLIVDEADEIEQRPGDATERDEHDYGYKHQANPTTELTQQQLAVLDQISRGVKAAQMNQSDVGATEPSSPDLNNSTFNDDDDDDTSSDEVLDLTAGASHLDMDSNSVGSSSNNEYGTDIGNTADDEGQHMMQTNEQIIPTTPVTSEFSAHKTPEPANSSAGSVFAKFRLNNDVMEGFKRFESSENCGDTMCTYMFKVAHFHCIRDDCNYRFTGRTHMFKHHQHHERVAGLVRDDFKRIKTTQDCAFDGCPYKGNSTHFHCLRCPFKCTDSAKVGTHRRQHVKADTLEQSGFERFRGKEDCMRENCKYRDRNTSHFHCLQDGCSYTVVGLSGIEQHANKHKRNNILAQVCSTMSQETAYKPFINPNMGEMHSFPTSHSRQETYAPVFVPPVVPFVQRSDAPSPVTDDHSSVSPAYSAVTAHFDPRYLQVQSAGGGMELAGSLNLSVNQQDRGVASTASLSSVPAGVGSL; this comes from the exons ATGTACAATTACATATCCCAGATGGTCGCGGACAAAAAACCTGCaaattttttccaaaactaCCCCCGGCCCGGAGACGCAGTTAACACAGGGGCCTTTGCAATGCTGCAAAACTCAATTATCGCTAACATAGTAAGCAACCAGGCGGCCAGGACAAGCATCGCTACTGTGCCTACACCTAACAACATACCGATCCCCAGCACCGCAGCATTCGACGGACAATCTAACCAAGCAAAAGCAAACTCGCGTTTTTCGGAGGAGGGATTTCTGCACGTTAGACCTGG gatGTCATGCACACGACAAGACTGCAAGTATTTAAACCAGAACCACTGGCACTGCACCTTAAACCGTTGTCGTTATGTATGCAAGTCTTTAGGAAAGGCACAATCGCATCG ACAAGCCCACGATAGTTTGGAAGGCTACGCACGGTCTGCAAAGGAATGGTTTCGCAGCTACACCGTGAAAAAGAACTGCCCGAACCCG AACTGCGAATTCCGACTTCGTGGGCATTACCATTGCTTGAAACCTGGTTGTCAGTTTGTCACTATTGGGACGTCTAAGCTTCCATGGCACATGAAGAAACATGAAAAGATTGCGAGGCGTGAAGCGAGCGGGTTCAAGTATTACACCAAGAAGGAGCAATGCGCGAAATTCG GCTGCAAGTACAACGGTCTATTCAGTCACTACCATTGTATACGCGCTGACTGCGAGTTTGCCTTTCAATACAAACACCAAATGTCAACACACGTACGCAAGCACCTTAGGCGTATGCTAGGTCGTTCTTACCACGGACGAGACCTGCATACCAACAGTACAGTGGCCGATATCGATCACAGTAATGTAGATTCTGGTGACGACTCTCTGCCGCTTATAGTGGACGAAGCGGACGAGATAGAGCAGCGACCAGGTGACGCTACAGAGCGCGATGAG CATGATTATGGGTACAAGCATCAAGCGAATCCAACCACAGAACTTACGCAGCAACAACTGGCAGTTTTGGACCAAATATCAAGAG GTGTAAAAGCTGCTCAAATGAACCAATCGGACGTGGGCGCTACAGAGCCGAGTTCTCCAGACCTAAACAACAGTACATTCAATGATGATGACG ACGACGATACTTCCAGCGATGAAGTTTTAGATTTGACCGCTGGTGCGTCACACCTTGATATGGATTCGAACAGCGTTGGCTCTAGCTCCAACAACG AATATGGCACAGATATTGGAAACACTGCGGATGACGAGGGTCAACACATGATGCAAACTAATGAACAAATCATTCCTACCACCCCTGTAACATCAGA ATTCTCAGCACACAAAACGCCCGAACCAGCAAACAGTTCGGCTGGTTCAGTTTTCGCCAAGTTTCGGTTgaacaatgacgtcatggaaGGTTTTAAACGGTTCGAATCATCTGAAAATTGCGGTGATACGATGTGTACTTATATGTTTAAG GTCGCCCATTTCCACTGTATACGAGACGACTGTAACTACCGTTTCACTGGTCGTACACACATGTTTAAACACCACCAGCACCATGAACGTGTGGCGGGGCTCGTACGTGATGATTTTAAACGTATAAAGACCACACAGGACTGTGCATTCGACGGATGCCCATACAAAGGAAACAGCACACATTTTCACTGCTTACGTTGCCCGTTCAA ATGTACCGACAGTGCAAAGGTAGGCACGCATAGACGTCAACACGTTAAAGCTGATACATTAGAACAATCCGGATTTGAAAGATTCCGTGGAAAAGAAGATTGTATGCGAGAGAACTGCAAATATAG GGACCGAAACACTTCCCACTTCCATTGCTTACAAGATGGATGCTCATACACTGTGGTTGGTTTATCAGGAATTGAACAACACGCCAATAAACACAAACGTAACAATATATTGGCTCAAGTATGCTCTACTATGAG CCAAGAAACTGTGTACAAACCGTTTATCAACCCAAACATGGGCGAAATGCATTCGTTCCCAACAAGCCATTCCCGGCAGGAGACATACGCCCCTGTGTTTGTCCCGCCTGTTGTACCGTTTGTGCAACGCTCTGATGCCCCTAGTCCCGTGACCGATGACCACTCAAGCGTCTCGCCTGCCTACTCGGCCGTGACCGCTCATTTCGACCCGAGGTATCTGCAAGTGCAGTCCGCTGGCGGCGGTATGGAGCTAGCTGGGTCTCTGAATCTTTCTGTAAACCAGCAGGACCGAGGCGTCGCTTCAACCGCTAGTCTCTCTAGCGTCCCCGCCGGTGTTGgttctttataa